In a single window of the Chloroflexota bacterium genome:
- a CDS encoding ABC transporter ATP-binding protein gives MSAPGVSDPVARRPTSTPRLAVRGLTRRYGGLAALEDVSFDVAAGTVCGLIGPNGAGKTTLLNVVSGLTPPTSGGVELDGLQLSGQPAHVVAAMGVARTFQNIRLFTDLSVLENVMVGWHLRRHATLIESLLGLPRARREEREAREAAQALIERLGMAHLAASEAGALSYGDQRRVEIARGLALGPKLLLLDEPAAGLNATETASLAEFLAGLRADGLTLLVIEHDMELIMRLSDLVVVLSFGRKIAEGPPAQIQQDPRVVEAYLGDDDGGDLPLPMPDQQPGREASP, from the coding sequence GTGAGCGCGCCGGGAGTCTCCGATCCGGTTGCGCGTCGACCGACGAGCACACCGCGCCTCGCCGTACGTGGATTGACACGCCGTTACGGTGGTCTGGCCGCGCTGGAGGACGTCTCGTTCGACGTGGCGGCCGGCACCGTCTGCGGGCTGATCGGTCCGAACGGCGCCGGCAAGACGACCCTCCTCAACGTCGTCAGCGGGCTGACGCCGCCGACCAGCGGTGGCGTCGAGCTTGACGGACTGCAGCTCAGCGGGCAGCCGGCCCATGTCGTCGCGGCGATGGGCGTCGCTCGGACATTCCAGAATATCCGCCTCTTCACGGATCTCTCGGTTCTGGAAAACGTGATGGTCGGGTGGCATCTGCGCCGGCACGCCACCCTGATCGAATCGTTGCTCGGGCTGCCGCGCGCCCGCCGTGAGGAGCGCGAAGCCCGCGAAGCGGCCCAGGCCTTGATCGAGCGGTTGGGCATGGCTCACCTTGCCGCGTCCGAGGCTGGCGCGCTCTCCTACGGCGATCAACGCCGGGTCGAGATCGCGCGCGGCCTGGCGCTCGGGCCGAAGCTGCTGCTGCTCGACGAGCCGGCGGCTGGCCTGAACGCGACGGAGACGGCCAGCCTCGCCGAGTTCCTGGCGGGGCTGCGGGCCGATGGACTGACGCTGCTGGTCATCGAGCACGACATGGAGCTGATCATGCGGCTCTCGGATCTGGTGGTTGTGCTGAGCTTCGGCCGCAAGATCGCCGAAGGGCCGCCAGCCCAGATCCAGCAAGACCCCCGCGTCGTCGAAGCGTACCTGGGCGACGACGACGGCGGCGACCTCCCCCTCCCCATGCCCGATCAGCAGCCCGGACGCGAGGCAAGCCCGTGA
- a CDS encoding ABC transporter ATP-binding protein — MLAVEGLETWYGGIAALRGVTFEVPSGTVVALVGANGAGKSTTLNTVSGLLVPRAGSVRFDGKEIGGWRADRIASLGLVQVPEGRQVLAPLTVEENLLLGAYTRRDREVRADLDATFVRFPRLAERRYQLAGSLSGGEQQMLAIGRALLARPRLLMLDEPSLGLAPLIVADVFRLIADLKAQGSTILLVEQNARRALAVADTAHVLEGGRITRSGPAAALRDDPAIVAAYLGHRA; from the coding sequence CTGCTCGCCGTCGAGGGGCTGGAAACGTGGTACGGCGGTATCGCTGCGTTGCGCGGCGTCACCTTCGAGGTGCCGAGCGGCACGGTCGTGGCGCTGGTCGGGGCGAACGGGGCGGGGAAGTCCACCACCCTCAACACCGTCAGCGGTCTGCTCGTGCCGCGCGCCGGCTCGGTGCGCTTCGACGGCAAGGAGATCGGCGGCTGGCGGGCGGACCGCATCGCCAGCCTGGGCCTCGTCCAGGTGCCGGAGGGTCGGCAGGTGCTGGCGCCGCTGACCGTCGAGGAGAACCTGCTGCTTGGCGCGTACACCCGTCGCGACCGCGAGGTTCGCGCCGACCTCGACGCGACGTTCGTGCGCTTCCCGCGCCTCGCCGAGCGCCGCTATCAGTTAGCTGGCTCATTGTCCGGCGGCGAGCAGCAGATGCTGGCCATTGGTCGGGCGCTGCTGGCCCGCCCGCGCCTGCTGATGCTGGACGAGCCGTCCCTCGGCCTTGCGCCGCTGATCGTGGCCGACGTGTTCCGCCTGATCGCCGACCTGAAGGCCCAGGGTTCCACGATCCTGCTGGTGGAGCAGAACGCCCGCCGGGCGCTGGCCGTCGCGGACACGGCTCACGTGCTGGAGGGCGGCCGGATCACGCGATCTGGCCCGGCTGCCGCCCTGCGCGATGACCCGGCCATCGTGGCCGCCTACCTCGGTCACCGCGCCTGA
- a CDS encoding cyclase family protein: MPDNSRQPTQDQLLEWMQSLSNWGRWGKDDQKGTLNLLSPEKTKQALGLVQEGVTVSCARDITWTPAADITRQPQHFMIGGGDKYRPGEGPDRQAVVDYFGLVFHGHTITHVDSLCHFMWDGHMYNGASSALIDSRDGALSHDVNVANKGILTRGVLVDAARLRGVEFIERGDGVGLDDIERAEQQCGFKIEEGDVLLMRTGQLGARDKYGAVDVNVAGSAGPKPELLPLFKERGVAVMGTDTGNDVAPSPYPRFSNPVHQVGIVALGLWILDNAWLDDLSEACVARNRWEFLIGINPLRLPTVTGSPVNPIAVF; encoded by the coding sequence ATGCCAGACAACAGCCGACAGCCAACTCAGGATCAGTTGCTGGAGTGGATGCAATCGCTCTCGAACTGGGGCCGCTGGGGCAAGGACGATCAGAAGGGCACCCTCAACCTGCTCTCACCCGAGAAGACGAAGCAGGCGCTGGGGCTCGTGCAGGAAGGCGTCACCGTCAGTTGCGCCCGCGACATCACCTGGACGCCGGCCGCCGACATCACGCGTCAGCCACAGCACTTCATGATCGGCGGCGGCGACAAGTATCGTCCCGGCGAAGGCCCCGACCGACAGGCCGTGGTGGACTACTTCGGGCTGGTCTTCCACGGGCACACGATCACGCACGTCGACAGCCTCTGCCACTTCATGTGGGACGGGCACATGTACAACGGCGCGTCGTCGGCGCTGATCGACAGCCGCGACGGCGCGCTCAGCCACGACGTCAACGTCGCGAACAAGGGCATCCTGACGCGAGGCGTCCTGGTCGACGCGGCCAGGCTGCGCGGCGTCGAGTTCATCGAGCGCGGCGACGGCGTCGGCCTGGACGACATCGAGCGGGCCGAGCAGCAGTGCGGGTTCAAGATCGAAGAGGGCGACGTGCTGCTGATGCGGACGGGCCAGCTCGGCGCACGGGACAAGTACGGCGCCGTCGACGTGAACGTAGCCGGCAGCGCCGGCCCGAAGCCCGAACTGCTGCCGCTGTTCAAAGAGCGGGGCGTCGCCGTGATGGGCACTGATACCGGCAACGACGTCGCGCCATCGCCGTACCCGCGCTTCTCGAACCCGGTCCACCAGGTGGGGATCGTGGCGCTCGGGCTGTGGATCCTCGACAACGCCTGGCTGGACGATCTCTCGGAGGCCTGCGTGGCCCGCAACCGCTGGGAGTTCCTGATCGGCATCAACCCGCTGCGGCTGCCGACGGTGACCGGGTCGCCAGTGAACCCCATCGCCGTGTTCTAG